The Chelatococcus sp. HY11 genome includes a window with the following:
- a CDS encoding glycoside hydrolase TIM-barrel-like domain-containing protein, producing MATLVLQVAGSALGGAIGGPFGAIIGRAIGGLAGAAIDTALLSSGGGTRYVEGPRLNDVQGLTSTEGAGVPRVYGRARVGGQLIWATRLEEVAHTSEASAGGGKLGGGGSTVTTNYSYFANLAVGLCEGPIAFVRRVWADGRELDQSTFVMRVHPGHEDQEADPLIVAKEGADNAPRYRGLAYVVFERLPLEDFGNRIPQFSFEVLRPVSGLAEMVRAVDFIPGASEFIYEPQAVSQVLGPGVTRSENRHQLFRPSDVIASLDVLQALCPNLERIALVVSWFGDDLRAGHCTITPRVETYLKTTEDLTWQVAGLDRLSARQVSQLDARPTYGGTPSDSSVIDLIRVIKARGLKVVLYPFVMMDVSLGNDLPNPYADEPGQPAFPWRGRITCHPAPGQAGSPDGTPDAGEQIAQLFGDALPGHFMAVADTVLYAGPDEWSLRRQILHYAHLAMVAGGVDGFIIGSEFVGLTRVRRGAGLYPAVEQMMTLATDVRSVVGADTTILYAADWTEYGAHVREGGEVRFPLDPLWASPAIDAVGIDFYPPFTDWRDGTAHRDAAEAYSIYDQDYLKRRITAGEAFDWYYASDADRDAQIRTPIADGDYGKPWIYRAKDLAGWWQNPHVERVGGVETGETAWVPCAKPIWLTEIGIPAVDKGTNGPNVFPDPKSSESAYPPYSRRVRDDLIQSRALEVLIGHYGEGADAANPISPLYGRPMVDPAGVFVWAWDARPFPAFPDQTSTWADGTNWQSGHWLTGRLEGLPLDRLVAQVLADFGLAPASELAIDGFLDGYVVERPMSVRAILEPLAGAYGFDAVASGQAVHFRGTGRRALIAVEPGALVPDDAGAGMALRRAQETDLPREYRIGFTDGDREYRRSAAASRRLSAGSAREQGTDLAVITGPAEAQRLADLALQDAWIGRETLDLGMSPRMVGLEPGDLLDVPVGGGRRIYQIQRVTDGLSRRVGLRAIEPTLHDGTMPDIPRHTAPSPPVPGRPAVIVLDLPIVTKSPPTLQHMAVAADPWPGRQMVWRSADGTSFVQHTVAPLSAAVGETWDSLAPGPLWRWDKANSLTVRLWGGALASVDDTAALAGANSFALKGPDGLWEILSAARAELIGDGTYRLSRLLRGLGGSEEAAARPVPPGATIVRLDRAIVGLTDSPADLGRSWHYRVGPVGRDHGDPIMRAVSATVGPLALMPFTPVHIRARRVAGGIAITFIRRSRIDGDGWEAAEIPLGEEVENYALDILDGAAVRRRLTSGSPAIFYAVADELADFGGTQTALTLALAQMSTVVGRGFEARVTIPIL from the coding sequence ATGGCCACACTCGTCCTTCAGGTTGCGGGCTCGGCGCTTGGCGGGGCCATCGGCGGGCCGTTCGGCGCCATCATCGGCCGCGCCATCGGTGGGCTCGCGGGCGCCGCCATCGACACCGCGCTGCTCTCTTCCGGCGGCGGCACGCGCTATGTGGAAGGGCCGCGCCTCAATGACGTGCAGGGGCTCACCTCCACCGAAGGGGCGGGCGTGCCGCGCGTCTACGGCCGCGCCCGTGTCGGCGGCCAGCTCATCTGGGCGACCCGGCTTGAGGAAGTCGCCCATACGAGCGAGGCGAGCGCGGGCGGCGGCAAGCTTGGCGGCGGCGGTTCAACCGTCACCACGAATTACAGCTATTTCGCCAACCTCGCCGTTGGTCTGTGCGAGGGGCCGATCGCCTTCGTCCGCCGCGTCTGGGCCGATGGCCGCGAGCTCGACCAGAGCACGTTCGTCATGCGCGTCCACCCGGGCCATGAGGATCAGGAGGCCGACCCGCTCATCGTCGCCAAGGAAGGCGCGGACAATGCACCGCGCTATCGCGGTCTCGCCTATGTCGTGTTCGAGCGCCTGCCGCTTGAGGATTTCGGCAACCGCATCCCGCAATTCTCCTTCGAGGTGCTGCGGCCGGTCTCCGGCCTCGCCGAGATGGTACGCGCCGTGGATTTCATCCCAGGAGCGAGCGAATTCATCTACGAGCCGCAGGCGGTGTCGCAGGTGCTGGGCCCGGGCGTTACACGCTCGGAGAACCGCCACCAGCTCTTCCGGCCAAGCGATGTCATTGCCTCACTCGACGTGTTGCAGGCGCTCTGTCCCAATCTGGAGCGGATCGCCCTCGTCGTGAGCTGGTTCGGTGACGATCTGCGCGCCGGCCATTGCACGATCACGCCGCGCGTCGAGACCTATCTGAAGACGACGGAGGATCTAACCTGGCAGGTCGCCGGGCTCGACCGCCTGTCTGCGCGGCAGGTCAGCCAGCTCGACGCGCGCCCGACTTATGGTGGCACGCCCTCGGATAGCTCGGTGATTGATCTCATCCGCGTGATCAAGGCACGCGGCCTAAAGGTCGTCCTTTATCCCTTTGTCATGATGGACGTAAGCCTGGGCAACGATCTGCCGAACCCCTATGCGGACGAACCAGGCCAGCCGGCCTTCCCGTGGCGTGGCCGCATTACCTGCCATCCCGCGCCGGGGCAAGCGGGCTCGCCGGATGGCACCCCTGATGCCGGTGAACAGATCGCCCAGCTCTTTGGCGATGCCTTGCCCGGCCATTTCATGGCCGTCGCCGATACGGTCCTCTATGCGGGGCCGGACGAATGGAGCCTGCGCCGGCAGATCCTGCATTATGCGCATCTCGCCATGGTGGCTGGTGGTGTCGATGGCTTCATCATCGGCTCGGAATTCGTGGGGTTGACGCGTGTGCGGCGCGGCGCCGGACTTTACCCGGCGGTCGAGCAAATGATGACGCTGGCGACTGATGTCCGCAGTGTCGTCGGAGCGGACACGACGATCCTTTATGCGGCTGATTGGACCGAATACGGCGCGCATGTCCGTGAGGGCGGCGAGGTGCGCTTCCCGCTCGATCCGCTCTGGGCGTCCCCGGCAATCGACGCGGTCGGGATCGATTTTTATCCCCCTTTTACCGATTGGCGCGACGGCACTGCCCACCGCGACGCGGCGGAGGCCTATTCGATCTACGATCAGGACTATCTCAAGCGGCGGATCACGGCAGGCGAGGCCTTTGACTGGTACTACGCCAGCGATGCCGATCGCGACGCGCAGATCCGCACGCCGATCGCCGACGGTGACTACGGCAAACCCTGGATCTACAGGGCCAAGGACCTCGCCGGGTGGTGGCAGAACCCCCATGTCGAGCGGGTCGGCGGCGTGGAGACGGGTGAAACCGCCTGGGTGCCTTGCGCAAAGCCGATCTGGCTCACCGAGATCGGCATCCCGGCGGTGGACAAGGGCACCAATGGGCCAAATGTCTTCCCGGACCCGAAGTCATCGGAGTCAGCCTATCCGCCCTATTCGCGCCGGGTGAGAGATGATCTCATTCAGAGCCGGGCCTTGGAGGTCCTCATCGGCCATTACGGCGAGGGCGCAGACGCGGCCAATCCGATCTCGCCGCTCTATGGGAGGCCTATGGTCGATCCTGCCGGCGTCTTCGTCTGGGCGTGGGATGCTCGGCCATTCCCCGCCTTTCCCGACCAGACGAGCACCTGGGCGGATGGAACGAATTGGCAGAGCGGCCATTGGCTGACCGGACGCCTGGAGGGCCTGCCGCTCGACCGGCTCGTGGCCCAGGTTCTCGCTGACTTCGGCCTCGCCCCGGCCTCCGAACTTGCGATCGATGGCTTTCTCGACGGCTATGTCGTGGAGCGTCCGATGAGCGTCCGTGCGATCCTGGAGCCTTTGGCGGGCGCCTATGGCTTCGATGCGGTTGCCAGCGGGCAGGCGGTCCATTTCCGCGGTACTGGACGGCGCGCTCTCATCGCGGTGGAGCCGGGCGCGCTCGTTCCCGACGATGCGGGCGCCGGCATGGCATTGCGCCGCGCGCAGGAGACCGACCTGCCGCGCGAATATCGCATCGGCTTTACCGATGGTGACCGTGAGTACAGGCGCAGCGCCGCCGCGTCACGGCGTCTGAGCGCCGGCAGCGCCCGCGAGCAAGGCACCGACCTCGCCGTCATCACCGGTCCCGCCGAGGCGCAGCGCCTCGCGGATCTCGCCTTACAGGACGCCTGGATAGGCCGCGAGACGCTTGATCTCGGCATGAGCCCCCGGATGGTGGGGCTCGAGCCGGGCGATCTTCTCGACGTGCCCGTTGGCGGTGGTCGCCGGATCTACCAGATCCAGCGGGTCACCGATGGCCTCTCCCGGCGTGTCGGCCTGCGCGCCATCGAGCCCACGCTGCATGACGGGACGATGCCTGACATTCCCCGCCATACGGCGCCGTCGCCGCCAGTTCCGGGCCGGCCGGCGGTGATCGTTCTCGATTTGCCGATCGTGACGAAAAGCCCACCGACGCTGCAGCATATGGCCGTCGCGGCGGACCCGTGGCCGGGTCGCCAGATGGTCTGGCGTTCAGCGGATGGCACGAGCTTCGTTCAGCACACCGTCGCCCCGTTGTCCGCCGCCGTCGGCGAAACGTGGGACAGTCTCGCACCCGGGCCGCTCTGGCGCTGGGATAAGGCTAACAGCCTGACCGTGCGGCTGTGGGGCGGCGCCTTGGCGAGCGTCGATGACACGGCCGCGCTGGCGGGCGCCAACAGCTTCGCGCTGAAGGGACCCGACGGGCTGTGGGAAATCCTGAGTGCCGCGCGGGCCGAATTGATCGGCGACGGGACTTACCGCCTCAGCCGTCTGCTGCGCGGTCTCGGCGGTTCGGAGGAAGCCGCCGCCCGGCCGGTGCCGCCGGGCGCGACCATCGTGCGTCTCGATCGCGCGATTGTCGGGCTCACCGACAGCCCGGCGGATCTCGGTCGCAGCTGGCATTATCGCGTCGGGCCGGTGGGGCGTGACCACGGCGATCCTATCATGCGCGCGGTGAGCGCCACGGTCGGGCCACTGGCGCTGATGCCCTTCACGCCTGTCCATATTCGCGCGCGCCGCGTAGCGGGCGGCATCGCGATCACCTTCATCAGGCGCAGCCGCATCGACGGGGATGGCTGGGAGGCGGCGGAGATCCCGCTCGGAGAGGAGGTGGAAAACTACGCGCTCGACATCCTCGACGGCGCGGCAGTCAGGCGCCGGCTGACGAGCGGATCGCCCGCCATCTTCTATGCCGTCGCGGACGAACTGGCAGATTTCGGCGGCACCCAGACCGCGCTCACGCTCGCGCTGGCGCAGATGAGCACGGTGGTCGGCCGGGGCTTCGAGGCCCGCGTCACCATTCCCATCCTCTAG
- a CDS encoding NlpC/P60 family protein — MSTSPTREQVAEAARGWIGTPYRHQASLRGIGCDCLGLVRGVWRQLYGAEPESPPAYSPDWAEAGHRELLAEAMLRHFRPLDSVPPRPGDVLLFRWRAHLPATHLAIATTKAGMVHAHAGARVAEVALGGWWRRHHVASFSFPEILD, encoded by the coding sequence ATGAGCACGTCGCCCACTCGGGAGCAGGTCGCCGAGGCCGCGCGCGGCTGGATCGGCACGCCTTACCGACATCAGGCCTCGCTGCGCGGTATCGGCTGCGATTGCCTCGGCCTCGTGCGCGGTGTCTGGCGGCAGCTCTATGGTGCCGAGCCTGAGTCGCCCCCGGCCTACAGCCCGGACTGGGCCGAAGCCGGCCACCGGGAGCTCCTGGCGGAGGCTATGCTGCGCCACTTCCGGCCGCTTGACAGCGTCCCGCCCCGTCCCGGCGACGTGCTTCTCTTCCGCTGGCGCGCGCATCTGCCGGCCACCCATCTCGCCATCGCGACGACGAAGGCGGGCATGGTGCATGCCCATGCCGGCGCGCGCGTCGCGGAAGTCGCCCTCGGCGGCTGGTGGCGTCGCCACCACGTCGCAAGTTTTTCTTTTCCGGAGATCCTGGACTGA